The DNA window CGCTCTAATGCCTGTAAGATTTGTCGGGCAGTGTCAATGTTAACAAATTTACTTTTGTAAGATGCGGCGAGTTCTGGAGAGTCAGTTAAAAAAACTCGTTCTGTTCCTAACTCAACTTCTGATAGTACTTCAGGTTCTGCACCAACTCTTTCAACAACTAGCTTTTCACTTCTAATAGGTATTTGCACCATCCGCGTTTCAATTTCTTTGCGAACCACAATTTCGCCAACTTTACGTCGATAACGCTTGACGGTTAGTTTTTCTTCTAATAAAGGAATTTTTTCAAATTCTATTGGTAAAGATGTAGATAACGAGTTTGCTAGAGGTAATTTAGTTAGTTCTGGTAAAGATAAATTAGTTGTTATAGTTTGTTTTTCCATGTCAATTAAAGCGATATTACTTTCGCTCAATTGATACCAATTAGAATCTGAAGTTTGTTCGATTAACTGAATTAATAAATATAAATTATTCCGCTCGTCTCGATAAAGATCGGCAACTTCAGCTATAACAACGCCGCTAGAGTCTGTGACTCGATAAGTAATTAATTGTTTGCCTAACTTATCGATTAAATAGCTGAGATTTGCTTGACTTCGGTCGTCTAGATTAGCCATAAAAAGAATGTCATTAAATTAAATTCTTAATATTGTTGTTTAAAGTTATTTGGGGGAATAAAGTTTATAGTCTTTATTCCCCCTCAAATTAACTGATAATCTTGCTAGAGCGATTAGCGATCTACTACTGGATTACCGTCAGTGTCTATATCTAACTCTTCACGTCGAATACGTTCTTCAGCAGTTACCGTATCGCGTTCGACTTCTTTTCTTACGCTTACTTCTTCGCGTACGAAAGCTTGTTTATCGATATCTGCCGTCTCTTCGTAGACTTCTACTCTCGCTACTTCACCTTCATTGAAGTTAGCCGTTCCTGGTGTAACTGCAGTAGTATCGGTAGGATTAGTTCGTTCG is part of the Myxosarcina sp. GI1 genome and encodes:
- a CDS encoding DUF2382 domain-containing protein → MANLDDRSQANLSYLIDKLGKQLITYRVTDSSGVVIAEVADLYRDERNNLYLLIQLIEQTSDSNWYQLSESNIALIDMEKQTITTNLSLPELTKLPLANSLSTSLPIEFEKIPLLEEKLTVKRYRRKVGEIVVRKEIETRMVQIPIRSEKLVVERVGAEPEVLSEVELGTERVFLTDSPELAASYKSKFVNIDTARQILQALERETNDEAKVRLEIITADETQRNIYRSICQRFS